One window from the genome of Gimesia aquarii encodes:
- a CDS encoding outer membrane protein assembly factor BamB family protein, which translates to MNNYKFWILFLMLPLSNVDAGGWTSFRNGGVSKAPESKIKYPLNWSPLSGIAWQKEVEGYGQSTPVIWDDRIYLSSVKGKMKEQCVLNCFDLQTGNQIWKHEKNSGEKAASNYRVARAAPTPLVDESGIYVFYESGDLLALDHSKQILWERNLSHEFGKFKNHHGLGSSPAQSKDLLFLNVEHSGPSYLIAIEKNTGKTKWKINRPSGMSWTSPIVASNTVDQTEAVIISSNGRVDAYDSQNGKLLWGLGDLGGNSVPSPTFVDGLLFIGARIPQFGTQSAGSRSNLCLNLNHIHEKPSISWRAQKAVSDYTSPVISGECVYLINKVGVLYCLDINTGKQHFAKRLKEPCWATPVVIGNLIYLFGKNGGTLVLENGTQYKEIALNRLWAEKNPPAPENYVENTGKKTEHKKKGGQQRRGGGIGAMLLENDKNNDGLISKVELPERFKAMMMRVDRNQDQVIDKEEIAWMEKTFREERANSRTQARDPIVYGVAAATGRIVIRTGTRLYCIEGNEK; encoded by the coding sequence ATGAATAATTACAAATTCTGGATATTGTTTTTAATGCTGCCGCTTTCCAATGTAGATGCAGGAGGTTGGACTTCGTTTCGAAATGGAGGTGTCTCTAAGGCACCTGAATCTAAGATAAAATACCCCCTTAACTGGTCGCCTCTTTCCGGAATTGCCTGGCAAAAAGAAGTCGAAGGATATGGACAAAGTACACCCGTAATTTGGGACGACCGGATTTACCTTTCCTCTGTCAAAGGAAAAATGAAAGAGCAATGTGTTTTAAATTGTTTTGATCTACAGACAGGAAACCAAATCTGGAAACATGAGAAAAACTCAGGCGAAAAAGCTGCATCCAATTATCGAGTCGCACGTGCTGCTCCTACTCCTCTGGTAGATGAATCGGGAATTTATGTATTTTATGAAAGTGGTGACCTGTTAGCCTTGGATCACTCGAAACAGATTTTGTGGGAACGTAACCTTTCACATGAATTTGGTAAATTCAAGAATCATCATGGTTTGGGAAGTTCACCTGCCCAATCAAAAGACCTTTTGTTTCTCAATGTAGAACATAGTGGGCCTTCTTATCTCATAGCGATTGAGAAAAATACTGGAAAAACCAAGTGGAAAATCAATCGCCCTTCCGGCATGTCATGGACCTCCCCCATCGTCGCTTCTAATACGGTGGATCAGACTGAAGCAGTCATAATCAGCTCTAATGGACGTGTTGATGCCTATGACAGTCAAAATGGTAAACTGCTCTGGGGACTGGGAGATTTGGGGGGAAACAGTGTCCCTTCTCCAACGTTTGTAGATGGATTGCTTTTCATTGGAGCTAGAATTCCACAGTTTGGAACTCAATCAGCTGGAAGTCGTTCCAATTTGTGTCTTAATCTCAATCATATTCATGAAAAACCTAGCATCTCATGGCGCGCTCAAAAAGCAGTATCTGATTATACGAGTCCTGTGATCTCAGGAGAGTGTGTCTATTTAATAAACAAAGTGGGAGTTCTGTATTGTCTGGATATTAATACCGGGAAACAGCATTTCGCCAAACGTTTAAAGGAACCGTGTTGGGCAACTCCCGTTGTCATTGGAAATTTGATCTATCTGTTTGGTAAAAATGGTGGCACGTTGGTATTGGAAAATGGAACTCAATACAAAGAGATTGCCTTAAATCGTTTATGGGCTGAGAAAAATCCACCTGCTCCTGAAAATTATGTCGAAAATACTGGTAAGAAAACCGAGCATAAAAAGAAAGGGGGGCAGCAACGTAGAGGTGGTGGCATTGGAGCAATGCTGCTTGAGAACGATAAAAACAATGATGGTCTGATATCCAAAGTAGAGCTTCCGGAACGATTCAAAGCAATGATGATGCGTGTTGATCGCAATCAAGATCAAGTCATAGACAAAGAGGAAATCGCCTGGATGGAAAAAACATTTCGTGAAGAGCGAGCTAATTCAAGAACACAAGCTCGTGATCCGATTGTGTATGGAGTTGCAGCTGCGACAGGTAGAATCGTCATTCGAACTGGAACTCGACTGTATTGTATCGAAGGCAATGAAAAGTAG
- a CDS encoding DUF1559 domain-containing protein: MKQKRRGFTLIELLVVIAIIAILIALLLPAVQMAREAARRTQCKNNLKQLGLALHNYYDAHSRLPLMASSSLYNYSPSAQLLPYIDQGNLHNLIDFREPLLFGLPWAPTLNPNLVDVAKQTLPIFMCPSDAGKVHYTDDNGTIWAGTNYMVNGGSGLNTEYCSSENDGLFWRGSSTRFRDITDGLTNTIFMAETLFGDRGPDTTTLINPDRQMKRVSGGPPCVSTSDALNAIAASSYEGRRAGSWIRSTGYHCLVHGYFSPNSNSPDVAHHGEVISGARSLHVGGANILLCDGSVRFLGENVDLETLRNLFSRADGKTIGEF; the protein is encoded by the coding sequence ATGAAACAAAAACGACGCGGATTTACGCTGATTGAGTTGTTAGTAGTCATCGCAATTATTGCGATCTTAATCGCTCTATTACTGCCAGCGGTTCAAATGGCACGAGAAGCCGCACGGCGGACACAATGTAAGAACAACCTCAAGCAATTGGGACTGGCGTTACACAACTATTATGACGCTCATTCCCGACTGCCTCTTATGGCATCTTCTTCACTCTACAACTATTCTCCTTCAGCCCAGTTACTGCCTTATATTGACCAGGGAAATCTTCATAACCTGATTGATTTCAGGGAACCCTTGTTATTTGGACTCCCTTGGGCACCAACATTGAATCCCAATCTCGTAGATGTCGCTAAACAAACTCTGCCTATTTTCATGTGTCCCAGTGATGCGGGAAAAGTTCACTACACTGACGATAATGGAACGATTTGGGCTGGTACGAATTACATGGTTAACGGAGGCTCTGGATTAAATACCGAGTATTGTTCGAGTGAAAATGACGGATTGTTCTGGCGCGGTTCCTCGACCCGCTTTCGGGACATCACCGACGGTTTGACCAATACAATTTTCATGGCGGAAACGCTCTTTGGTGATCGAGGACCAGATACAACAACTTTAATTAACCCTGACCGACAGATGAAACGTGTCAGCGGTGGCCCTCCCTGTGTTTCAACTTCAGACGCTCTCAACGCTATTGCAGCAAGCAGTTATGAAGGCAGACGCGCAGGATCCTGGATACGAAGTACCGGATACCACTGTTTGGTCCATGGTTATTTTTCACCAAATTCCAATAGCCCCGATGTGGCTCATCATGGAGAAGTCATTTCAGGTGCGCGTAGTTTACACGTGGGAGGAGCCAATATTCTGTTATGTGACGGGAGTGTACGTTTTCTTGGCGAAAACGTTGATTTGGAAACACTACGCAACCTGTTTAGTCGTGCTGACGGAAAAACGATTGGCGAATTTTAA
- a CDS encoding YihY/virulence factor BrkB family protein, whose protein sequence is MTEQKQIQLGKIGFRAMWKFGGLTPWNLIRQAVRGYNKHRLSAQSAQFAYYAMFTLVPLLIVIIACTAQLPIRGVIVSMENAINQGLPTTVSQMLFAQIEDIQKNSTYSLIMAGLALLSLGGTRLFFTMGTGLDAIFEVDQRRTFWKAGGLSLLLTFGVLLLFLISVILLVLGPELAQIVLKYFYTPWLHLLLSAGVRWSIACGFMLISTSVIYWVVPSVKLPWKIITPGSLFVVISWVVMLQGFRMYVENFAHYNETYGTLGGFIVLLAWLYLTGAILMMGGEINGVIYRSAKQKAENEA, encoded by the coding sequence ATGACAGAACAGAAACAAATTCAACTCGGAAAAATTGGATTTCGAGCAATGTGGAAGTTTGGAGGACTCACTCCCTGGAATTTAATCAGGCAGGCTGTGAGGGGATATAACAAACATCGACTCAGCGCACAAAGTGCTCAGTTTGCATATTATGCGATGTTTACACTTGTTCCATTACTGATTGTCATTATTGCGTGTACGGCGCAATTACCGATCAGAGGCGTCATCGTCAGTATGGAAAATGCGATTAATCAAGGACTTCCCACTACTGTTTCTCAAATGCTATTTGCTCAAATAGAGGACATTCAAAAGAATTCCACTTATAGTCTCATCATGGCTGGCTTAGCTTTGCTCAGCTTGGGAGGAACACGCTTGTTTTTCACTATGGGAACAGGTTTGGATGCGATTTTCGAAGTCGATCAGAGGCGAACCTTCTGGAAAGCAGGTGGACTTTCACTGCTATTGACATTTGGTGTCCTGTTATTGTTCTTAATTTCCGTAATTCTTTTGGTGCTAGGTCCCGAGTTAGCACAGATCGTACTCAAATATTTTTATACGCCCTGGTTACACCTGCTACTTTCTGCAGGTGTCCGCTGGTCGATTGCCTGTGGATTTATGTTGATTTCAACATCCGTGATCTATTGGGTTGTCCCCAGTGTGAAACTCCCCTGGAAAATTATTACCCCCGGCAGCCTGTTTGTCGTCATCAGTTGGGTCGTGATGTTACAGGGATTTCGTATGTATGTTGAAAACTTCGCTCATTACAATGAAACCTACGGCACTTTAGGAGGCTTCATTGTGCTTCTTGCCTGGTTATATTTGACAGGTGCAATCCTCATGATGGGCGGAGAAATCAATGGAGTCATCTACCGCTCAGCCAAACAAAAGGCAGAAAACGAAGCATAA
- a CDS encoding right-handed parallel beta-helix repeat-containing protein produces the protein MYQNGYFNREDAPILSFLVLKYLVYISCIFLCFSAANVESAIYQVGSDQKYKQVEKVPWESLAAGDEVHIHWRPQPYHSKWVICRRGTKDKPIIIKGIPSGKGELPVIDGRRAMTRPELRYWGEQRGIIKIGGARDPADTMPAYIVIENLDIRSARPAFFYFNSDGLQKYFQNAAAIFIEKGEHITIRNCYLHDCGNGLFVAYESKDLLIENCSIYHNGISDSYYEHNVYTEAAGITFQGNYLGPLRKECLGNNLKDRSAGLVVRYNWIEGGNRALDLVDSEGGDTIRYDPRYRTTYVYGNVLVKQKESPNSQIIHYGGDSGDESAYRKGTLFLYNNTIVSRRASTTLVRLSTNAEHLDCRNNILYTSHAGKSFAILDEEGTANLSHNWLKKGWKNAHSRSFGNVSSEDEIYSGDDPGFQNAEKNLFFLTPHSACLSKAGALPGPVIKNYPVKKQFQGPRGTTARPADSLKDLGALGRQTKKKK, from the coding sequence GTGTATCAAAATGGTTACTTTAATCGAGAAGATGCCCCAATTCTCAGTTTCCTGGTTTTGAAATACCTTGTATATATTTCTTGTATTTTTCTGTGCTTCTCAGCTGCAAATGTCGAGTCTGCGATTTATCAAGTGGGCTCTGATCAAAAATATAAACAGGTGGAAAAAGTTCCCTGGGAAAGTTTGGCAGCCGGGGACGAAGTGCATATTCATTGGCGGCCGCAGCCGTATCATTCGAAGTGGGTAATCTGCCGGCGGGGAACAAAAGATAAACCGATTATCATAAAGGGAATTCCTTCTGGTAAAGGGGAATTACCTGTAATCGATGGACGTCGGGCGATGACCCGTCCCGAGTTGCGATACTGGGGAGAACAGCGAGGGATCATCAAGATTGGTGGTGCCCGCGATCCAGCTGATACAATGCCTGCTTATATCGTAATTGAGAATCTGGATATTCGTAGTGCGCGGCCGGCTTTTTTTTACTTTAACTCAGATGGTTTACAGAAGTACTTTCAAAATGCGGCCGCTATTTTTATTGAAAAAGGCGAGCATATTACGATTCGAAATTGTTATTTGCACGATTGCGGAAATGGCCTGTTTGTTGCATATGAATCAAAAGATTTATTAATTGAGAACTGTTCTATTTATCACAATGGTATCTCAGACAGTTATTATGAGCACAATGTCTACACGGAAGCGGCCGGAATCACATTTCAGGGAAACTACCTGGGTCCATTACGAAAAGAATGTTTGGGGAATAATCTCAAAGACCGCTCTGCCGGTTTAGTTGTACGATACAACTGGATTGAAGGTGGAAATCGTGCGTTGGATCTTGTCGATTCTGAAGGCGGTGATACGATTCGCTATGATCCTCGGTACCGCACGACTTATGTTTACGGCAACGTGCTCGTCAAGCAGAAAGAATCCCCCAATAGCCAGATAATTCACTATGGTGGTGACAGTGGTGATGAAAGCGCTTATCGTAAAGGGACCCTCTTTTTATATAACAATACGATAGTTTCAAGGAGAGCGTCCACAACATTGGTGAGATTATCTACCAATGCAGAGCATCTGGATTGTCGTAACAACATCTTATATACATCACACGCAGGAAAAAGCTTTGCAATTCTAGATGAAGAGGGGACAGCCAACCTCAGTCATAACTGGTTAAAAAAAGGTTGGAAGAATGCTCATTCTCGAAGTTTTGGGAATGTAAGTTCGGAAGATGAGATCTATTCTGGCGACGATCCCGGATTTCAGAACGCCGAAAAGAATCTGTTTTTTCTCACTCCTCATTCTGCTTGTCTGAGCAAGGCAGGGGCGCTACCAGGACCTGTGATAAAAAACTATCCAGTAAAAAAACAGTTTCAAGGACCACGGGGTACAACTGCACGCCCCGCAGATTCCTTAAAAGATCTCGGGGCTTTGGGCAGACAAACAAAGAAAAAAAAATGA